The DNA sequence ACTGCGTCTGTGCTTGATTATATAAGCGGTGTTGGTCCTCATTACAAAAAAAAGCTATTGCAAAGCTTTGACACCATAGAACACATCAAACAATCAAATGCAGAAACTATTGCACAAAAAGCAAAGATCCCTGTAACAGTTGCTCAAAAGATCTATGATTTTTTTCACAATGAGGAAAGCAATTAAAAGCTTTTGCACAGTAACTATCGCCCAATAATATTAATTTGCGATAGTCCATTGATAATAAACTGAACTGCCATTGCCGAAAGGATAAGCCCCATCAGTTTGTGAATCACAGAAATCCCCGTTTGACCAAGCATATGCTGTAGCCTGCCAGCAAGTGCCATGACAACCATGGCAATAAGGAATGTAACCGCTGATATAACCGATATTATGGCAAGCTTTATAACATCACCCTGCGCCTGCGAGCTAAACATGAGTAGTGCTGCAATATTTCCCGGACCACATAAAAAGGGAATAGCAAGCGGAAACACGGCAATATCAGTGTCAGCCTCATATTCTTTATCGTCAAGCTTTTGCGTTCGCCGTGGCCGTGCAAGCAACATGTCCATGGCAATCACAAATAAAAGTATTCCCCCTGCAATCATAAATGCACCAGGCGTTATACCTATAAAGCGCAAAAAAATATGAGCACTGAAAATGAAAAAGAGTGAAACAATAATTGATATGGCCGTGGATTTCACAATAACCTTTTTGCGATACGATGCGTCATACGGTGCTAAGTATGCCACAAATACGGGGATAAGGCCTAATGGATCCACCACAAAGAAAAGCGTAAAGAATACCGCTGGTATAAACGTTGACTCAGTCATAGTTACACAACAACATAGTTAACATCAAGAATTTCAGGTAACTGTGCAAGGTTTTCAAGCACTGCCTGCTGGATATCCTCATCTATTTCCAGTATCACCAGCGCCTTACCGCCACGGCGCGTTCGTGCCAGATGCAGGTTGGCAATATTTATATGATTTTTACCCAAAAACATCCCTATTGCACCAATAACATTGGGAACATCATTGTTGTGCATAACAAGCATTTTCCCGGAAGGTATAAAATCAATAAGATATTCATCACAGCGTACCACCCACGGCTGCTTTGCAATAACCGTTCCCCACAGTTCATTGCTAAGCGTACCACCTTCAGCCTTAGCTTGCACAAGGTGAGCCCAATCACCGGATTGCGTACTTTCACCAACATGTACCTTAATGCCACGTTCTGCTGCTATCATTGTAGCATTGACATAATTTATTGGCCTGTCAATATAGGGCGATAGTAAGCCTTTAAGGTATGCTGCTGTCAACGGTTCCCTGCTATATTTACCAAACTCTCCAGAATAATACAGCTGAACTGAACGCACCTTGCCAGCTAACATGATTGCCTGAAATTTCCCCATGCGCTCTGCCAGATTAATAAATGGCTTGAG is a window from the Spirochaetota bacterium genome containing:
- a CDS encoding MarC family protein, whose protein sequence is MTESTFIPAVFFTLFFVVDPLGLIPVFVAYLAPYDASYRKKVIVKSTAISIIVSLFFIFSAHIFLRFIGITPGAFMIAGGILLFVIAMDMLLARPRRTQKLDDKEYEADTDIAVFPLAIPFLCGPGNIAALLMFSSQAQGDVIKLAIISVISAVTFLIAMVVMALAGRLQHMLGQTGISVIHKLMGLILSAMAVQFIINGLSQINIIGR